The Trichosurus vulpecula isolate mTriVul1 chromosome 3, mTriVul1.pri, whole genome shotgun sequence genome includes a window with the following:
- the NDRG4 gene encoding protein NDRG4 isoform X2: MKVLGHKIELLTGLLLQEVTMAGLHELRFTEEKPLLRGQDTELENSDAFLSAVDTDWKEHDIETPYGLLHVVIRGSPKGNRPAILTYHDVGLNHKLCFNAFFNFEDMQEITKHFVVCHVDAPGQQAGASQFPQGYQFPSMEQLAAMVPSVIQHFGFKYVIGIGVGAGAYVLAKFALIFPDLVEGLVLMNIDPNGKGWIDWAATKLSGLTSTLPDTVLSHLFSQEELVNNTELVQSYRQQISSTVNQFNLQLFWNMYNSRRDLDINRPGTVPNAKTLRCPVMLVVGDNAPAEDGVVECNSKLDPTNTTFLKMADSGGLPQVTQPGKLTEAFKYFLQGMGYMPSASMTRLARSRTASLTSASSVDGSRPRACTHSESSETLGQINPTMEVSC; the protein is encoded by the exons GGCTGCTGCTCCAGGAGGTGACCATGGCTGGGCTCCATGAGCTGCGATTCACTGAAGAGAAGCCGCTGCTCCGAGGTCAAGACACTGAGCTG GAGAACTCTGATGCCTTCCTCTCAGCTGTGGACACGGACTGGAAG GAACATGACATAGAGACCCCATATGGCCTTCTCCATGTGGTGATTCGGGGCTCTCCTAAGGGAAATCGCCCTGCCATCCTCACCTACCATGATGTGGGGCTCAACC ACAAACTCTGCTTCAATGCTTTCTTCAACTTTGAAGACATGCAGGAGATCACCAAGCACTTTGTGGTGTGCCACGTGGATGCCCCCGGGCAGCAGGCAGGGGCATCGCAGTTCCCTCAGGG GTATCAGTTTCCCTCGATGGAGCAGCTGGCCGCTATGGTCCCCAGCGTGATCCAACACTTTGG GTTCAAGTACGTGATTGGCATTGGGGTTGGAGCTGGAGCCTATGTCCTGGCCAAGTTTGCT CTGATCTTCCCTGACCTTGTAGAGGGCCTGGTGCTCATGAACATTGACCCCAATGGCAAAGGATGGATTGACTGGGCAGCCACCAAG CTCTCAGGCTTGACAAGCACTTTACCCGACACCGTTCTTTCTCACCTGTTCAGCCAG GAGGAGCTGGTGAACAACACAGAGTTGGTGCAAAGCTACCGGCAACAGATCAGCAGCACGGTGAATCAGTTCAACCTTCAGCTCTTCTGGAACATGTACAACAG CCGCAGAGATCTGGACATAAACCGCCCCGGGACAGTCCCCAATGCCAAGACCCTTCG CTGCCCAGTGATGCTTGTGGTCGGGGACAATGCACCTGCAGAGGATGGGGTG GTCGAGTGTAACTCCAAGCTGGACCCAACCAATACCACCTTCCTGAAG ATGGCTGACTCTGGTGGacttccccaggtcacacag CCTGGGAAACTGACTGAAGCCTTTAAGTACTTCCTTCAAGGCATGGGCTACA TGCCATCAGCCAGCATGACCCGTCTGGCCCGGTCCCGTACTGCCTCCCTGACCAGCGCCAGCTCTGTAGATGGCTCTCGGCCCCGGGCCTGCACCCACTCGGAGAGCAGCGAGACCCTGGGGCAGATCAACCCCACCATGGAGGTATCCTGCTGA
- the NDRG4 gene encoding protein NDRG4 isoform X5, translating to MKVLGHKIELLTGLLLQEVTMAGLHELRFTEEKPLLRGQDTELENSDAFLSAVDTDWKEHDIETPYGLLHVVIRGSPKGNRPAILTYHDVGLNHKLCFNAFFNFEDMQEITKHFVVCHVDAPGQQAGASQFPQGYQFPSMEQLAAMVPSVIQHFGFKYVIGIGVGAGAYVLAKFALIFPDLVEGLVLMNIDPNGKGWIDWAATKLSGLTSTLPDTVLSHLFSQEELVNNTELVQSYRQQISSTVNQFNLQLFWNMYNSRRDLDINRPGTVPNAKTLRCPVMLVVGDNAPAEDGVVECNSKLDPTNTTFLKMADSGGLPQVTQPGKLTEAFKYFLQGMGYIAYLKDRRLSGGADRSLLH from the exons GGCTGCTGCTCCAGGAGGTGACCATGGCTGGGCTCCATGAGCTGCGATTCACTGAAGAGAAGCCGCTGCTCCGAGGTCAAGACACTGAGCTG GAGAACTCTGATGCCTTCCTCTCAGCTGTGGACACGGACTGGAAG GAACATGACATAGAGACCCCATATGGCCTTCTCCATGTGGTGATTCGGGGCTCTCCTAAGGGAAATCGCCCTGCCATCCTCACCTACCATGATGTGGGGCTCAACC ACAAACTCTGCTTCAATGCTTTCTTCAACTTTGAAGACATGCAGGAGATCACCAAGCACTTTGTGGTGTGCCACGTGGATGCCCCCGGGCAGCAGGCAGGGGCATCGCAGTTCCCTCAGGG GTATCAGTTTCCCTCGATGGAGCAGCTGGCCGCTATGGTCCCCAGCGTGATCCAACACTTTGG GTTCAAGTACGTGATTGGCATTGGGGTTGGAGCTGGAGCCTATGTCCTGGCCAAGTTTGCT CTGATCTTCCCTGACCTTGTAGAGGGCCTGGTGCTCATGAACATTGACCCCAATGGCAAAGGATGGATTGACTGGGCAGCCACCAAG CTCTCAGGCTTGACAAGCACTTTACCCGACACCGTTCTTTCTCACCTGTTCAGCCAG GAGGAGCTGGTGAACAACACAGAGTTGGTGCAAAGCTACCGGCAACAGATCAGCAGCACGGTGAATCAGTTCAACCTTCAGCTCTTCTGGAACATGTACAACAG CCGCAGAGATCTGGACATAAACCGCCCCGGGACAGTCCCCAATGCCAAGACCCTTCG CTGCCCAGTGATGCTTGTGGTCGGGGACAATGCACCTGCAGAGGATGGGGTG GTCGAGTGTAACTCCAAGCTGGACCCAACCAATACCACCTTCCTGAAG ATGGCTGACTCTGGTGGacttccccaggtcacacag CCTGGGAAACTGACTGAAGCCTTTAAGTACTTCCTTCAAGGCATGGGCTACA TTGCATACTTGAAGGACCGAAGGCTGAGTGGAGGCGCAG ACCGTTCTCTACTCCACTAG
- the NDRG4 gene encoding protein NDRG4 isoform X4, translating to MAGLHELRFTEEKPLLRGQDTELENSDAFLSAVDTDWKEHDIETPYGLLHVVIRGSPKGNRPAILTYHDVGLNHKLCFNAFFNFEDMQEITKHFVVCHVDAPGQQAGASQFPQGYQFPSMEQLAAMVPSVIQHFGFKYVIGIGVGAGAYVLAKFALIFPDLVEGLVLMNIDPNGKGWIDWAATKLSGLTSTLPDTVLSHLFSQEELVNNTELVQSYRQQISSTVNQFNLQLFWNMYNSRRDLDINRPGTVPNAKTLRCPVMLVVGDNAPAEDGVVECNSKLDPTNTTFLKMADSGGLPQVTQPGKLTEAFKYFLQGMGYMPSASMTRLARSRTASLTSASSVDGSRPRACTHSESSETLGQINPTMEVSC from the exons ATGGCTGGGCTCCATGAGCTGCGATTCACTGAAGAGAAGCCGCTGCTCCGAGGTCAAGACACTGAGCTG GAGAACTCTGATGCCTTCCTCTCAGCTGTGGACACGGACTGGAAG GAACATGACATAGAGACCCCATATGGCCTTCTCCATGTGGTGATTCGGGGCTCTCCTAAGGGAAATCGCCCTGCCATCCTCACCTACCATGATGTGGGGCTCAACC ACAAACTCTGCTTCAATGCTTTCTTCAACTTTGAAGACATGCAGGAGATCACCAAGCACTTTGTGGTGTGCCACGTGGATGCCCCCGGGCAGCAGGCAGGGGCATCGCAGTTCCCTCAGGG GTATCAGTTTCCCTCGATGGAGCAGCTGGCCGCTATGGTCCCCAGCGTGATCCAACACTTTGG GTTCAAGTACGTGATTGGCATTGGGGTTGGAGCTGGAGCCTATGTCCTGGCCAAGTTTGCT CTGATCTTCCCTGACCTTGTAGAGGGCCTGGTGCTCATGAACATTGACCCCAATGGCAAAGGATGGATTGACTGGGCAGCCACCAAG CTCTCAGGCTTGACAAGCACTTTACCCGACACCGTTCTTTCTCACCTGTTCAGCCAG GAGGAGCTGGTGAACAACACAGAGTTGGTGCAAAGCTACCGGCAACAGATCAGCAGCACGGTGAATCAGTTCAACCTTCAGCTCTTCTGGAACATGTACAACAG CCGCAGAGATCTGGACATAAACCGCCCCGGGACAGTCCCCAATGCCAAGACCCTTCG CTGCCCAGTGATGCTTGTGGTCGGGGACAATGCACCTGCAGAGGATGGGGTG GTCGAGTGTAACTCCAAGCTGGACCCAACCAATACCACCTTCCTGAAG ATGGCTGACTCTGGTGGacttccccaggtcacacag CCTGGGAAACTGACTGAAGCCTTTAAGTACTTCCTTCAAGGCATGGGCTACA TGCCATCAGCCAGCATGACCCGTCTGGCCCGGTCCCGTACTGCCTCCCTGACCAGCGCCAGCTCTGTAGATGGCTCTCGGCCCCGGGCCTGCACCCACTCGGAGAGCAGCGAGACCCTGGGGCAGATCAACCCCACCATGGAGGTATCCTGCTGA
- the NDRG4 gene encoding protein NDRG4 isoform X3: MAGLHELRFTEEKPLLRGQDTELENSDAFLSAVDTDWKEHDIETPYGLLHVVIRGSPKGNRPAILTYHDVGLNHKLCFNAFFNFEDMQEITKHFVVCHVDAPGQQAGASQFPQGYQFPSMEQLAAMVPSVIQHFGFKYVIGIGVGAGAYVLAKFALIFPDLVEGLVLMNIDPNGKGWIDWAATKLSGLTSTLPDTVLSHLFSQEELVNNTELVQSYRQQISSTVNQFNLQLFWNMYNSRRDLDINRPGTVPNAKTLRCPVMLVVGDNAPAEDGVVECNSKLDPTNTTFLKMADSGGLPQVTQPGKLTEAFKYFLQGMGYIAYLKDRRLSGGAVPSASMTRLARSRTASLTSASSVDGSRPRACTHSESSETLGQINPTMEVSC; the protein is encoded by the exons ATGGCTGGGCTCCATGAGCTGCGATTCACTGAAGAGAAGCCGCTGCTCCGAGGTCAAGACACTGAGCTG GAGAACTCTGATGCCTTCCTCTCAGCTGTGGACACGGACTGGAAG GAACATGACATAGAGACCCCATATGGCCTTCTCCATGTGGTGATTCGGGGCTCTCCTAAGGGAAATCGCCCTGCCATCCTCACCTACCATGATGTGGGGCTCAACC ACAAACTCTGCTTCAATGCTTTCTTCAACTTTGAAGACATGCAGGAGATCACCAAGCACTTTGTGGTGTGCCACGTGGATGCCCCCGGGCAGCAGGCAGGGGCATCGCAGTTCCCTCAGGG GTATCAGTTTCCCTCGATGGAGCAGCTGGCCGCTATGGTCCCCAGCGTGATCCAACACTTTGG GTTCAAGTACGTGATTGGCATTGGGGTTGGAGCTGGAGCCTATGTCCTGGCCAAGTTTGCT CTGATCTTCCCTGACCTTGTAGAGGGCCTGGTGCTCATGAACATTGACCCCAATGGCAAAGGATGGATTGACTGGGCAGCCACCAAG CTCTCAGGCTTGACAAGCACTTTACCCGACACCGTTCTTTCTCACCTGTTCAGCCAG GAGGAGCTGGTGAACAACACAGAGTTGGTGCAAAGCTACCGGCAACAGATCAGCAGCACGGTGAATCAGTTCAACCTTCAGCTCTTCTGGAACATGTACAACAG CCGCAGAGATCTGGACATAAACCGCCCCGGGACAGTCCCCAATGCCAAGACCCTTCG CTGCCCAGTGATGCTTGTGGTCGGGGACAATGCACCTGCAGAGGATGGGGTG GTCGAGTGTAACTCCAAGCTGGACCCAACCAATACCACCTTCCTGAAG ATGGCTGACTCTGGTGGacttccccaggtcacacag CCTGGGAAACTGACTGAAGCCTTTAAGTACTTCCTTCAAGGCATGGGCTACA TTGCATACTTGAAGGACCGAAGGCTGAGTGGAGGCGCAG TGCCATCAGCCAGCATGACCCGTCTGGCCCGGTCCCGTACTGCCTCCCTGACCAGCGCCAGCTCTGTAGATGGCTCTCGGCCCCGGGCCTGCACCCACTCGGAGAGCAGCGAGACCCTGGGGCAGATCAACCCCACCATGGAGGTATCCTGCTGA
- the NDRG4 gene encoding protein NDRG4 isoform X1: protein MKVLGHKIELLTGLLLQEVTMAGLHELRFTEEKPLLRGQDTELENSDAFLSAVDTDWKEHDIETPYGLLHVVIRGSPKGNRPAILTYHDVGLNHKLCFNAFFNFEDMQEITKHFVVCHVDAPGQQAGASQFPQGYQFPSMEQLAAMVPSVIQHFGFKYVIGIGVGAGAYVLAKFALIFPDLVEGLVLMNIDPNGKGWIDWAATKLSGLTSTLPDTVLSHLFSQEELVNNTELVQSYRQQISSTVNQFNLQLFWNMYNSRRDLDINRPGTVPNAKTLRCPVMLVVGDNAPAEDGVVECNSKLDPTNTTFLKMADSGGLPQVTQPGKLTEAFKYFLQGMGYIAYLKDRRLSGGAVPSASMTRLARSRTASLTSASSVDGSRPRACTHSESSETLGQINPTMEVSC, encoded by the exons GGCTGCTGCTCCAGGAGGTGACCATGGCTGGGCTCCATGAGCTGCGATTCACTGAAGAGAAGCCGCTGCTCCGAGGTCAAGACACTGAGCTG GAGAACTCTGATGCCTTCCTCTCAGCTGTGGACACGGACTGGAAG GAACATGACATAGAGACCCCATATGGCCTTCTCCATGTGGTGATTCGGGGCTCTCCTAAGGGAAATCGCCCTGCCATCCTCACCTACCATGATGTGGGGCTCAACC ACAAACTCTGCTTCAATGCTTTCTTCAACTTTGAAGACATGCAGGAGATCACCAAGCACTTTGTGGTGTGCCACGTGGATGCCCCCGGGCAGCAGGCAGGGGCATCGCAGTTCCCTCAGGG GTATCAGTTTCCCTCGATGGAGCAGCTGGCCGCTATGGTCCCCAGCGTGATCCAACACTTTGG GTTCAAGTACGTGATTGGCATTGGGGTTGGAGCTGGAGCCTATGTCCTGGCCAAGTTTGCT CTGATCTTCCCTGACCTTGTAGAGGGCCTGGTGCTCATGAACATTGACCCCAATGGCAAAGGATGGATTGACTGGGCAGCCACCAAG CTCTCAGGCTTGACAAGCACTTTACCCGACACCGTTCTTTCTCACCTGTTCAGCCAG GAGGAGCTGGTGAACAACACAGAGTTGGTGCAAAGCTACCGGCAACAGATCAGCAGCACGGTGAATCAGTTCAACCTTCAGCTCTTCTGGAACATGTACAACAG CCGCAGAGATCTGGACATAAACCGCCCCGGGACAGTCCCCAATGCCAAGACCCTTCG CTGCCCAGTGATGCTTGTGGTCGGGGACAATGCACCTGCAGAGGATGGGGTG GTCGAGTGTAACTCCAAGCTGGACCCAACCAATACCACCTTCCTGAAG ATGGCTGACTCTGGTGGacttccccaggtcacacag CCTGGGAAACTGACTGAAGCCTTTAAGTACTTCCTTCAAGGCATGGGCTACA TTGCATACTTGAAGGACCGAAGGCTGAGTGGAGGCGCAG TGCCATCAGCCAGCATGACCCGTCTGGCCCGGTCCCGTACTGCCTCCCTGACCAGCGCCAGCTCTGTAGATGGCTCTCGGCCCCGGGCCTGCACCCACTCGGAGAGCAGCGAGACCCTGGGGCAGATCAACCCCACCATGGAGGTATCCTGCTGA